AGACGGGCTGCCGTGCAACTTCATCAAGTCGCTTTGGCGGGCCGAGGACGGGGCGCTTTGGATTGGGACCGGCGGCTGGGGGCTGGTTCGTTTCGACGGTCGGTATTTTTGGTGGGCGGCCAGGCCGGAGGTCTTAGGCTCACCCTGGGTCTATTGCACAACACAGGATAGGTCGGGGCGGGTCTGGGTCGGGACGACGAACGGCGCCTCGGTTCTTGATGACGGCGAGTGGAGAACATACACTACTGACGACGGCCTCGCTGGGAACTGGGTTACGTCGATCGCAGTAGATAGTGATGGCGTTATGTGGTTCGGGACGTATCAAGGGGGTGTGGGGCGCTTTGATGGCGAGGCGTGGGAGAAGATAAGGCTCTTTGACGGGTTGGCGGACAACTGCGTCTTCGCAGTGGGTGCATCGGCGGACGGCCTGAAATGGTTCGGCACGCTCTATGGTTTGACGATGATGGACCAGTGGGGGTTCACGACGTTCCGAGGCAGTTACTACGTGCCTGACCCGAAGATCAAAATGATCAAGTGGGACAGGCTCGGCCGCGAATGGTTTGGGACGCGCCGCGGCGTCTCGATGAGGCAGGATGACAGATGGCGGACCTTTACGACGGAGGATGGCCTTGCTGGCAACGACGTCTCCTCGGTTGTCGTTGACGACGACGGCATGACCTGGATCGGGACGACCGACGGCGGGCTGTGCGTCTATGATGGGGAGACCTTCGTTCCCGTAACGATTGAGGGAGCGCTGCGTGAGCAAGTTGTGAGGGCGATAGCCGTGGACGCCGACGACAACAAGTGGCTCGGAACAAACGATGGACTCTGCCAGCTCAAAAGCGATGGGTCGAGGCGCTGGTTCGGCGTGGATGATGGGATGCGGAACACGTTGGTCAACGATGTGATGCGGGGTAGCGATAGCGCTGTCTGGGTGGGGACTGCGGGCGGTGTGGGGCGGATGCTCGATAAGTCCTTCGATTGGTTCACGGCAGACGACGGGCTTGCGGACAATTTGGTTTTCTGTCTTGCCGAAAGCCCTGGGGGCGAGGTGTGGGCTGGCACAAGGTTCGGGGCAAGCAGGCTTGAGGGACACAGTTGGGTGAGTTTCACGACCGACGACGGCATGAGCGATGACTGCGTGTTCGATGTGGCATTCGACGGGGCAGGAGGTGTGTGGTTCGGGACGCCCAACGGGGCAACGAGGCTCTTAGACGGAAAGTTTGCCACCTACGGGAGAAAGGACGGCCTTTTGGACAATCTCATTCTCGAGATAGAGATTGCGCCCGAGGGGCTTTGGCTCTTCGGTTCGGCCTTCGGATTGACCTTCTTTGATGGTTCGGAGCTTCAGCAGTATTACGCAAGTGATGGCGTTGCCTCCAACTTCGTGAGCACGATTACACCGGTGCCGGGCCGCGTCTTCTGGCTGGGAACAGGCCGTGGCATCAGCAGCTTCGACGGCGAGAGATTCGTGTCCTACTTCGGGATCGATGGGCTCTGTGGCGACACTGTGTTCGACATCGCAATCGACAGAAACGGCGGCAAGTGGGTCGCCACCAACAGGGGCCTTACGCACCTACTCGATGAGCCGATCGACGGGATGCCATTTGTCTGCCTCAGGACGGACAAGGCGACGTATCAGAGAGGTGAGCATCTCGTGCTCTACGGTAGTCTCGTAAATCGTGGCATGCATACTACGGTCGATGCCTATGTAGCGCTTCTAACGCCGGACGGCTCGGTCCTTTTCCTGCCGAACTTCAGCACGATGCCCGTGCCACTGCTAACAGACTACCTCCTGCTGTGCCATGCCAGGTGCCAGTTCTCGCCGATCTTTGAGATGACTGTACCAGAGACTGCCCAGACTGGAATATATCGCTTCGTGGCCGCGCTCATCGATTCGGAAAGTGGCCAAATGTTCGACACCATTACGCAGGAGCAGTGGGAACTTCAGCCCTCAATGCTCATCGAGCGGGCGACTAGCGCTGGCGGAACTTGAGCATCGCAGCCGTGAACGACGTGAAGAGCGGGTGCGGCCTGTCGGGCTTTGAGCACCACTCAGGATGAAACTGCACGGCCAAGAACCACGGATGGTCGGGCAGCTCGACTATCTCGACGAGGTTTTTCTTCTCGTAGAAGCCTGAGGTAACCATTCGATATTTGGCGAGAAGGGGGAAGAACTCGCTATTGATCTCGTATCGGTGTCTATGGCGCTCCAAGATGACATCCTCGCCGTAAATCGACTGTGCGAGCGTCCCCTTGACCAGAGTACACTGCATTGCCCCTAGCCTCATCGAGGCGCCTTTCTTCCTGACCCTGCGCTGTTCGGGCATGAAATAGATGACCGGATACTGCGTGTCGCTGTCGAACTCGGTGCTGTTTGCGCCGGGCAGGTTGCAGACGTTCCTGGCGAACTCTATCACCGCACACTGCATCCCAAGGCAGATGCCGAAGAAGGGTCGCTCGGTGGTTCGGGCGTATCGAATGGCGCTGATCATGCCCTCGATGCCTCGCTTGCCAAAGCCGCCCGGAACCATGAGGCCGTCAACGTCGGCAAGCCATCTCTCCGGCCCATCGCGCTCGACATCCTCCGCGTCAACCATCTTCAGCCTGACGCGGACGCCGTTGGCGTAGCCGCCGTGCGCAAACGCCTCGAGCAGGCTCTTGTAGGAATCTTTCAGCAGGACATACTTGCCGACTATAGCGACCGTCGGGCCCTCTGGGGCTGACGTCATTACCCGAACCATTTCCTCCCACTGTGAAAGATTGGGCCTTCTTTTGGGAAGGTTCAATCGTGTTACGATTGCGTTGCCAAGGCCATCTTGCTCAAAAATCAGCGGGACCTCGTAAATGCACTCGACGTCCTTGGCCGCGATTACGGCCTCCTGATCAACGTTGCAGAAGAGCGCGATTTTTTTCTTGAGCTCCTTGGGAAGGGATGTCTCGGTCCGGCAGAGCAGTATGTCCGGCTGGATGCCGATCTGGCTGAGCGTTTTAACGCTGTGCTGCGTCGGCTTGGTCTTGAGCTCGCCAGCGGCCTTGATATACGGGATCAGCGTGAGGTGAACATAAAGCACGTGCTCTGCCTTCATATCGAACTTGAACTGCCGAACTGCCTCAAGAAAAGGCAAGCCCTCGATGTCGCCGACCGTCCCACCGATCTCCACAATCACGATGTCGTTACCTCGTGCAAGCGCACGAATCCGACGCTTGATCTCATCGGTAATGTGGGGGATGACCTGGACTGTTCCGCCGAGGTATTCTCCTCGTCGTTCCTTGTTTATGACGGAGTAGTAAACCTGGCCGGCTGTAACGTTATTCTTCTTCGTGAACCTGGCGTTCGTGAAGCGCATGTAGTGCCCCAGATCGAGGTCCGTCTCAGCCCCGTCCTCAGTTACATAGACCTCGCCGTGCTGGAACGGGTTCATCGTTCCGGGATCAACGTTGATGTAAGGGTCGAGCTTGATGAGCGTTACCCTGAAGCCACGGCTCTCTAAAATGCGCCCTATTGAGGCAGCCGCAAGTCCTTTCCCCAGCGACGATACGACACCACCGGTAACGAATATGTATTTCGTGATTTTTCTCTTGACCACACTAGCTCCTAGGGTGATTGTGGGAAATGTAGCTGCCTCAGCAGCCTTTCGACCTCTGGCACATCCTCGGGCACATCCACGTTTTTCATCGGCGACTTGGTCAGAAGTGCCTTGATGGGGTAGCCGTTCTCCAGAATGCGCAGCTGTTCCAGCCTCTCGGCGCGCTCCAATGGTGTCTGCGCCATCTGTGAGAGCCGTATCAGGAAATCTTTACGGTAGGCATAGACACCAATGTGCTTGTAAAACGTTATATCGCAACTTCTGAAACGCTTTTTGGGCAGAGACCCTTTCTTGAAGGCATCGGCCAGCTCGGCCACGCACGGTATTGGCGAGCGAGAGAAGTACAACACGTAGTCATCGGCGGAGCACACGAGCTTTACGGTATTGGGGTCGAAAAGCTCGTCAACACCACGAATCGGAGTTCGCAACGTTACTGTCTCTTGGCCGGGGTCCTGCAACAGCTCCTGTATGCAAAGATCGACAGCCTCGGGATCGAGAAGCGGCTCATCGCCCTGCACGTTCACCACGATGTCGCAGTCGAGGCTCAGCGCCGCCTCGGCTATTCTGTCCGAGCCGCTTTGATGCGAATCCGAAGTCATTAGGGCCTTTCCCCCGAAGTCCTTCACAGCGTTAAATATCCTCAGGTCGTCAGTGGCTACGATCACATCATCCGCCAACGAGACCAGGCCCGCACGCTCGTAAACCCACATTATCATCGGCTTGCCGAGAATCTCTGTCAGAATCTTGCCCGGAAACCTGGTCGATGAGTATCTTGCAGGGATTAGTACTACGCTTCTTGCCATCACTAATCCCCCAGACCAAGTTCCGAATCACTAACCAACGAGGCAACTAACGCCTCGGCAGTAACGGTTGCGGCGCCAATCTCGCTTACGACAACACCCGCCGCATAATTCGCAAGTCGAGCCGCCCGTTCCATCGAGGCGCCCGCACAAAGCGCAAGCGTGAGAACAGCTATCACTGTGTCACCCGCCCCGGTTACGTCGTAAACCTCTTTCGCAACTGTATCAATGGTCACGGGTTCACCTACATTGTGCACAAGGAACATCCCGTGCTCGCCGCGTGTAACTAAGATCGCCTCCGAGTGCGTCTCTTCGAGCAGCTTGCGGGCGGCATCCGCAAGCTCGTCAAAGTTGTTTATTCTCTTGCCCCAGAACGTTGCGACCTCGTGAACGTTAGGCGTCATCACGCTGACGTTCTTGTAGAGCAGGAAGTGCTCGTCTTTGGGATCGACCGAGATTATCTTCCCTTTTTCCCGCGCGATAGCCAGCACCTCCCCGGTGAGGTCTGGACAGATTACACCTTTGCCGTAATCCTCGATAATCACAGCGTCAACTTGGTCGATCGTCTTCTTGACGAACTCAAGGACCTTAGTCTTTACCCCGGCCTGAAGCGACTCGGTGCTCTCCTCATCGTAGCGAACGATCTGCTGGCCTCGGGCCACTACGCGCGTCTTCGTGGTTGTCGTCCTGCCGGCGTCATGTATTAAGCCGTCGTCGGCGATATCGTGCTCGGCGAGCATGTCTCGCAGTAACATCGCCTTGTAATCCTCACCCACCACGCCAACTGGAAACGCACGTGCGCCAAGCATCGCGATGTTATTGGCAACATTGCAGGCGCCTCCTAGTCGAAAACTGCGCTTGTTGATCAGGACAATCGGCACCGGAGCCTCCTGCGACACGCGAGAGACCTCGCCCCACATGTATTGATCGACCATCAGATCGCCGACGACCATAATGCTCTTGTCCTTGAACAAATCGACCAGCCGCCGATACTCATTCAAGTCATCTTTGCTCAATCTATACATCCCCTAGTCCCATTCTATTCATCAAGCATTTGATTGACGCCGCTGAGATTGCCCAACTCCTCCGGCCTGGGCAGCGCATCCAAACTCGAAAGCCCGAAATGATCAAGGAACTTGTCCGTCGTACCCAGCAAGAGCGCCCTACCTGGGCCTTTCTTCCGGCCCGTGACCGTGATGAGACCGAGCTTGAGAAGACCCCGAACCACGCCGGCCGAATCGACGCCTCGCACGTAGTCAATCTGTGAAATCGTAACTGGTTGCTGATAAGCCACTATGGAGACAACCTCCAAACTCGCTCTTGATAGCGATAGTTTGCGTCTTTTTGTGAAGAACTTCTCTATCCACGGGGCAAGCTGCGCGCGAGTTGTCATTTTGAACCCCCCGCCTATCTCGACGACCTGAAGTGCGCCATCAGCCTTCTCATATTGCTCCCAGAGCGACGAAAGCGCATTTGCTACTTGTTCCCTAGCGACCTTCTGCCCAAACAGCCCAACAAGCTGCTCGTGCGACACCGGGTCGGTCGCCACGAACAGGACCGCCTCCACGATCATGCGCAACGTGCTCGCATCAACCGAGGAGGTTTGAGCCAGGTTTGATCCGTCATGATTGGTCAATGGACTTAAGCCTTATCTCGAAAGACCCCTAGACCGGCGCGAGCTTGTGCGAGCCGCTTTGGGGCCCGACTGCGAGCTTCAACCGAAGCTGTTCCACATCCGCATCGGCCAGCAACTT
This DNA window, taken from bacterium, encodes the following:
- a CDS encoding two-component regulator propeller domain-containing protein; translated protein: MTDRSQFSILCAASLALAQCILVLAIPASAAEFESWTNPNIVNCLASDGDYVWAGTAGGLVRVSRRDLTYRVFRTTDGLPCNFIKSLWRAEDGALWIGTGGWGLVRFDGRYFWWAARPEVLGSPWVYCTTQDRSGRVWVGTTNGASVLDDGEWRTYTTDDGLAGNWVTSIAVDSDGVMWFGTYQGGVGRFDGEAWEKIRLFDGLADNCVFAVGASADGLKWFGTLYGLTMMDQWGFTTFRGSYYVPDPKIKMIKWDRLGREWFGTRRGVSMRQDDRWRTFTTEDGLAGNDVSSVVVDDDGMTWIGTTDGGLCVYDGETFVPVTIEGALREQVVRAIAVDADDNKWLGTNDGLCQLKSDGSRRWFGVDDGMRNTLVNDVMRGSDSAVWVGTAGGVGRMLDKSFDWFTADDGLADNLVFCLAESPGGEVWAGTRFGASRLEGHSWVSFTTDDGMSDDCVFDVAFDGAGGVWFGTPNGATRLLDGKFATYGRKDGLLDNLILEIEIAPEGLWLFGSAFGLTFFDGSELQQYYASDGVASNFVSTITPVPGRVFWLGTGRGISSFDGERFVSYFGIDGLCGDTVFDIAIDRNGGKWVATNRGLTHLLDEPIDGMPFVCLRTDKATYQRGEHLVLYGSLVNRGMHTTVDAYVALLTPDGSVLFLPNFSTMPVPLLTDYLLLCHARCQFSPIFEMTVPETAQTGIYRFVAALIDSESGQMFDTITQEQWELQPSMLIERATSAGGT
- the rfaE1 gene encoding D-glycero-beta-D-manno-heptose-7-phosphate kinase; the protein is MSKDDLNEYRRLVDLFKDKSIMVVGDLMVDQYMWGEVSRVSQEAPVPIVLINKRSFRLGGACNVANNIAMLGARAFPVGVVGEDYKAMLLRDMLAEHDIADDGLIHDAGRTTTTKTRVVARGQQIVRYDEESTESLQAGVKTKVLEFVKKTIDQVDAVIIEDYGKGVICPDLTGEVLAIAREKGKIISVDPKDEHFLLYKNVSVMTPNVHEVATFWGKRINNFDELADAARKLLEETHSEAILVTRGEHGMFLVHNVGEPVTIDTVAKEVYDVTGAGDTVIAVLTLALCAGASMERAARLANYAAGVVVSEIGAATVTAEALVASLVSDSELGLGD
- the scpB gene encoding SMC-Scp complex subunit ScpB, producing the protein MTNHDGSNLAQTSSVDASTLRMIVEAVLFVATDPVSHEQLVGLFGQKVAREQVANALSSLWEQYEKADGALQVVEIGGGFKMTTRAQLAPWIEKFFTKRRKLSLSRASLEVVSIVAYQQPVTISQIDYVRGVDSAGVVRGLLKLGLITVTGRKKGPGRALLLGTTDKFLDHFGLSSLDALPRPEELGNLSGVNQMLDE
- a CDS encoding CTP synthase, producing MVKRKITKYIFVTGGVVSSLGKGLAAASIGRILESRGFRVTLIKLDPYINVDPGTMNPFQHGEVYVTEDGAETDLDLGHYMRFTNARFTKKNNVTAGQVYYSVINKERRGEYLGGTVQVIPHITDEIKRRIRALARGNDIVIVEIGGTVGDIEGLPFLEAVRQFKFDMKAEHVLYVHLTLIPYIKAAGELKTKPTQHSVKTLSQIGIQPDILLCRTETSLPKELKKKIALFCNVDQEAVIAAKDVECIYEVPLIFEQDGLGNAIVTRLNLPKRRPNLSQWEEMVRVMTSAPEGPTVAIVGKYVLLKDSYKSLLEAFAHGGYANGVRVRLKMVDAEDVERDGPERWLADVDGLMVPGGFGKRGIEGMISAIRYARTTERPFFGICLGMQCAVIEFARNVCNLPGANSTEFDSDTQYPVIYFMPEQRRVRKKGASMRLGAMQCTLVKGTLAQSIYGEDVILERHRHRYEINSEFFPLLAKYRMVTSGFYEKKNLVEIVELPDHPWFLAVQFHPEWCSKPDRPHPLFTSFTAAMLKFRQR
- the kdsB gene encoding 3-deoxy-manno-octulosonate cytidylyltransferase — protein: MARSVVLIPARYSSTRFPGKILTEILGKPMIMWVYERAGLVSLADDVIVATDDLRIFNAVKDFGGKALMTSDSHQSGSDRIAEAALSLDCDIVVNVQGDEPLLDPEAVDLCIQELLQDPGQETVTLRTPIRGVDELFDPNTVKLVCSADDYVLYFSRSPIPCVAELADAFKKGSLPKKRFRSCDITFYKHIGVYAYRKDFLIRLSQMAQTPLERAERLEQLRILENGYPIKALLTKSPMKNVDVPEDVPEVERLLRQLHFPQSP